Proteins from a genomic interval of Shewanella seohaensis:
- the thiH gene encoding 2-iminoacetate synthase ThiH produces MSFVDQFARIERDKLLLALYSCTAAEVERALMQPEGNLESLLALLSPAAEPYIEEMAQRSAALTRQRFGANIGLYLPLYLSNLCANECDYCGFSMSNKLKRKVLNEQEIAAEMAIIKSRGFDSILLVSGEHETKVGIDYFKRVLPIVKQQFSYLAMEVQPLEEIDYRQLVELGLDAVMVYQETYQAATYAKHHTRGNKQDFAYRLATPDRVASAGVDKIGLGVLLGLDDWRLDALLMGHHLDYLERHYWRTRFSISLPRLRPCTGGITPKVHLTDLGLVQLICAFRLFNQQLDISLSTREAPSLRDNLLPLGITQMSAGSSTQPGGYQAPESQLDQFEISDERTVEQVMTQMRLRGFNPVFKDWESAWIAG; encoded by the coding sequence ATGAGTTTTGTCGACCAATTTGCCCGCATTGAACGGGATAAGTTATTGCTGGCGTTATATTCCTGCACGGCAGCGGAGGTTGAGCGCGCCCTGATGCAACCCGAGGGTAATCTAGAGAGTTTACTCGCCTTGTTGTCTCCAGCAGCAGAGCCCTATATCGAAGAGATGGCGCAGCGCTCGGCGGCGCTCACTCGGCAACGCTTTGGGGCCAATATTGGACTCTATTTGCCGTTATATCTGTCAAATCTGTGTGCCAACGAGTGCGACTATTGCGGCTTTAGCATGAGCAATAAGTTAAAGCGTAAAGTGCTCAATGAGCAGGAAATTGCGGCCGAAATGGCGATTATTAAATCCCGTGGTTTTGACTCCATCTTACTGGTGTCGGGTGAGCATGAAACCAAAGTGGGGATAGATTACTTTAAGCGCGTGTTACCCATTGTAAAACAGCAGTTTAGTTATTTGGCTATGGAGGTTCAGCCGCTTGAAGAGATTGATTATCGCCAGCTTGTCGAGCTAGGGCTTGATGCTGTGATGGTGTATCAGGAAACCTATCAAGCGGCGACCTATGCTAAGCATCACACCCGAGGCAATAAGCAGGACTTTGCGTATCGGCTCGCAACGCCCGACCGCGTTGCCAGCGCAGGTGTCGATAAGATTGGCCTAGGCGTGTTATTGGGTTTGGATGACTGGCGACTCGATGCCTTACTGATGGGGCATCATTTGGACTATTTAGAACGGCATTATTGGCGGACTCGCTTTAGTATTTCGTTACCTCGTTTGCGGCCTTGTACCGGCGGCATAACACCAAAAGTGCATTTAACCGATCTTGGACTGGTACAATTGATCTGTGCCTTCAGGCTTTTTAATCAGCAACTTGATATCAGTTTATCGACACGCGAGGCGCCATCACTTCGGGATAATTTACTGCCACTTGGGATAACACAAATGAGTGCGGGGAGTTCAACGCAACCTGGTGGTTATCAGGCGCCAGAGAGCCAATTAGATCAGTTTGAGATAAGCGATGAACGTACCGTTGAGCAAGTCATGACTCAGATGCGCCTTCGGGGATTTAATCCGGTTTTTAAGGATTGGGAATCGGCTTGGATTGCGGGTTAA
- a CDS encoding thiazole synthase, translating into MLTIAGVEFESRLFTGTGKFSSSQLMLESIKASQSQLVTVAMKRIDLKTGADDLLSPLRQAGVRLLPNTSGARNAKEAIFAAELAREMLGTQWVKLEIHPDPKYLMPDAVETLAAAKTLCERGFIVMPYVHADPVLCRRLEEVGCAAVMPLASPIGTNQGLVTEPFIKMIIEQAKVPVVIDAGIGAPSHAAHAMELGADAVLVNTAIASSASPIEMALCFKDAVDCGRRAFEAGLGRVQTQAVHTSPLTGFLQQ; encoded by the coding sequence ATGTTAACGATTGCAGGCGTGGAATTTGAGTCACGATTATTTACGGGCACAGGAAAATTCAGCTCAAGTCAGCTGATGCTGGAGTCAATTAAGGCGTCTCAGTCGCAGTTGGTGACGGTTGCGATGAAAAGAATTGATTTAAAAACAGGGGCTGATGATTTGCTATCGCCACTTAGGCAAGCGGGCGTGCGACTCTTGCCTAATACCTCGGGGGCGCGTAATGCTAAAGAAGCGATATTCGCCGCCGAATTAGCGCGGGAAATGCTGGGAACACAATGGGTTAAACTTGAAATTCATCCCGATCCTAAATACTTGATGCCCGATGCGGTCGAGACGTTAGCGGCGGCCAAAACCCTGTGTGAACGCGGGTTTATCGTGATGCCCTACGTGCATGCCGATCCTGTGCTGTGTCGCCGCTTAGAAGAGGTCGGCTGCGCCGCCGTGATGCCATTGGCAAGCCCAATTGGCACCAATCAGGGGTTGGTGACTGAGCCATTTATCAAGATGATTATTGAGCAGGCAAAAGTGCCTGTGGTGATTGATGCGGGGATCGGCGCGCCATCCCATGCGGCGCACGCGATGGAATTGGGAGCCGATGCCGTGCTGGTTAATACCGCCATTGCGAGCAGTGCTTCTCCCATTGAAATGGCGCTGTGCTTTAAGGATGCAGTAGATTGCGGGCGACGCGCCTTTGAAGCGGGGCTTGGCCGAGTGCAAACCCAGGCTGTACACACCAGCCCATTAACGGGATTCTTGCAGCAATGA
- the thiS gene encoding sulfur carrier protein ThiS has product MILIHLNNVPQTLQQPLSLQALLEAQNICQHSVALVLNEAVVPKHRWSSIQCQNEDKIDVFAVVAGG; this is encoded by the coding sequence ATGATTTTAATTCATCTCAATAATGTGCCCCAAACACTGCAACAACCACTGAGTTTACAAGCCTTGTTAGAAGCACAAAATATTTGCCAACACTCGGTTGCCTTAGTGCTTAACGAGGCCGTTGTGCCAAAACATCGATGGTCATCTATCCAGTGCCAAAACGAGGATAAGATTGATGTATTTGCCGTTGTAGCTGGAGGTTAA
- a CDS encoding HesA/MoeB/ThiF family protein — MSMTQEQAQSLADKDFIRYSRQIFLPEVGEAGQLQLKQAHVLIVGLGGLGQLAAQYLACAGVGRLTLVDGDRVELTNLPRQLLFSDDDIGHHKALIAKQKLTVLAQGCEIDAFAEHLTLESANTVFSGLLAHGDEIRLVLDCTDNLAARHCVNRLCIEHALPLVSAAIAAFNGQLFAVDQQRFPMGGCYHCVFPSSTRAPQNCSSQGVLGPSVGVMASMQALLAMQLLLLATPPTSATKQTANQTFEEESYLIAPTRALLGRFWRFDAKLLQWHSAALTRDPECEVCGLKPSSLKPNSLTPSEFMQRQSSEHLENANANTQHSTATVSFKSVPNRGLL; from the coding sequence ATGAGCATGACACAAGAGCAGGCGCAATCCCTTGCCGATAAAGATTTTATTCGTTATTCGCGGCAAATATTTTTACCTGAGGTCGGCGAGGCTGGCCAGTTGCAGCTTAAGCAGGCCCATGTCCTTATCGTAGGCCTCGGCGGCCTCGGGCAATTGGCGGCGCAGTATTTGGCTTGTGCCGGTGTTGGGCGCTTAACGCTTGTCGACGGCGATAGGGTGGAATTGACCAATCTGCCAAGGCAGTTACTCTTTAGTGACGACGATATTGGCCATCACAAAGCCCTCATTGCTAAACAGAAATTAACCGTATTGGCGCAAGGTTGTGAGATTGATGCCTTTGCCGAGCATTTGACTCTCGAGTCTGCGAACACTGTATTTTCTGGTCTGTTAGCCCATGGCGATGAGATTAGGTTAGTGCTTGATTGTACCGATAATCTTGCGGCGCGCCATTGTGTCAATCGGCTGTGTATTGAGCATGCCTTACCTCTGGTGAGTGCCGCCATTGCTGCCTTCAACGGCCAACTGTTTGCAGTCGATCAACAGCGTTTCCCAATGGGCGGTTGTTATCACTGTGTTTTCCCCTCAAGTACTCGCGCGCCACAAAACTGCAGCAGCCAAGGTGTCCTCGGGCCCAGTGTCGGCGTGATGGCATCGATGCAGGCGCTTCTAGCCATGCAATTGTTGCTCCTAGCCACGCCGCCAACCTCTGCAACAAAGCAAACAGCCAATCAGACTTTTGAAGAGGAAAGTTATTTAATCGCCCCCACGAGAGCGCTACTTGGGCGATTTTGGCGCTTCGATGCCAAGTTGCTGCAATGGCATTCGGCCGCATTAACCCGTGATCCCGAGTGCGAGGTGTGCGGATTAAAACCGAGTTCATTAAAGCCGAATTCATTAACGCCGAGTGAATTCATGCAACGCCAATCAAGCGAGCACCTAGAAAATGCGAATGCTAACACCCAGCATTCGACCGCAACCGTTTCATTCAAATCTGTCCCTAATCGAGGTTTGTTATGA
- the thiE gene encoding thiamine phosphate synthase yields the protein MTPAKHVSYVAPKPIVWTIAGSDSGGGAGIQADLATIKDLGGHGCSVITTLTAQSSVTVALVEPVSEAMLLTQLSTLLADLPPQAIKIGLLSNQQQVHLVADWLAGFKTQFPLVPVILDPVMVASCGDELGDKSTASKPLDFTPFKGLISLITPNVQELARLTADTDKQASAIHTKAEFAAAAMQLSAQLACSVLAKGGDIDFAAKTSAGINTSDLLSDQKSDITSHRIAADNQRLAEDLLICHQVTGCSPLDANGGFWLSSARINTRHNHGSGCTLSSAIASVLAFGFVLQDAIVVAKAYVNQGLTYAEGIGQGPGPLARTAWPHNLTAYPHVTAYSQNSLSESSDLQCGAFKRLDPDLGIYPVVDNLLLLEQLLAAGVKTVQLRIKSNALKSNVLASDELEAKIQTAIALGKHYDAQLFINDHWQLAIKHGAFGVHLGQEDLAVTDLHAIHAAGLALGISSHGYFELLRAHQHAPSYIALGHIFPTTTKQMPSAPQGLCKLTHYVELLNAHYPLVAIGGIGPSNLAQVKATGVSNIAVVRAITEVNDPVMAYAELTRAWESSL from the coding sequence ATGACCCCAGCTAAACATGTTAGCTACGTGGCGCCTAAACCTATCGTCTGGACCATTGCCGGTTCAGACAGCGGTGGCGGCGCGGGGATCCAAGCCGACTTAGCCACCATCAAGGATTTGGGCGGCCATGGATGCAGCGTGATCACCACGTTAACGGCCCAAAGTTCGGTGACGGTGGCGTTAGTTGAGCCTGTGAGTGAGGCAATGTTACTCACACAGCTCTCGACCCTGTTAGCCGATCTACCGCCTCAGGCGATTAAGATTGGTTTACTCTCAAATCAGCAGCAAGTGCATTTAGTTGCCGACTGGTTGGCTGGTTTTAAAACCCAATTTCCACTCGTCCCCGTTATTCTCGACCCTGTAATGGTTGCAAGCTGTGGGGATGAGCTCGGCGATAAGAGCACGGCGAGCAAACCTCTGGATTTTACTCCTTTTAAGGGCTTGATTAGCCTGATAACGCCGAATGTGCAGGAGTTGGCAAGGCTAACTGCCGACACAGACAAACAAGCGTCAGCAATTCACACAAAAGCAGAATTCGCCGCTGCGGCAATGCAACTCTCAGCGCAATTAGCGTGCAGCGTATTAGCCAAGGGCGGCGATATTGATTTTGCGGCTAAGACAAGTGCTGGCATTAACACCAGTGATCTCTTAAGCGATCAAAAAAGCGATATCACAAGTCATCGCATCGCCGCAGATAATCAGCGTTTGGCGGAAGATCTGCTGATTTGTCATCAGGTTACTGGCTGCTCACCGCTCGATGCTAATGGCGGTTTTTGGCTCAGCAGTGCGCGGATAAACACGCGCCATAACCACGGCAGTGGCTGTACTTTGTCTTCGGCCATCGCCTCGGTGTTAGCCTTTGGCTTTGTATTGCAGGATGCGATTGTGGTAGCAAAAGCCTATGTCAATCAAGGCTTAACTTATGCGGAGGGGATTGGCCAAGGCCCTGGGCCACTCGCGCGTACCGCTTGGCCGCACAATTTAACGGCGTATCCTCACGTCACAGCTTATTCTCAAAACAGCTTGAGTGAATCCAGTGATTTGCAATGCGGCGCGTTTAAGCGCCTTGATCCAGACTTAGGGATTTATCCAGTAGTCGATAACTTACTGTTACTCGAACAGTTATTGGCGGCGGGCGTGAAGACGGTACAGCTCAGGATAAAGTCTAATGCGCTAAAGTCTAATGTGCTGGCGTCGGACGAACTTGAGGCAAAAATCCAAACCGCGATTGCCTTAGGTAAGCATTATGATGCGCAGCTTTTTATCAATGATCATTGGCAATTAGCGATAAAGCATGGCGCATTTGGGGTCCATCTTGGGCAAGAAGATCTGGCAGTGACGGATCTTCACGCCATTCATGCAGCAGGCTTGGCTCTTGGCATCTCTAGCCACGGTTATTTCGAGTTGCTGCGTGCCCATCAACATGCACCATCTTACATCGCCCTTGGGCATATCTTCCCAACGACCACCAAGCAAATGCCATCGGCGCCACAGGGGTTATGTAAACTCACTCATTATGTTGAGCTGTTAAATGCGCACTATCCCTTAGTGGCAATTGGCGGCATAGGACCTTCGAATCTTGCCCAAGTCAAAGCGACTGGGGTGAGCAATATTGCCGTTGTGCGGGCGATTACCGAAGTAAATGATCCAGTTATGGCCTATGCCGAATTGACGCGAGCATGGGAGTCAAGCTTATGA